One window of Nymphaea colorata isolate Beijing-Zhang1983 chromosome 1, ASM883128v2, whole genome shotgun sequence genomic DNA carries:
- the LOC116246458 gene encoding pre-mRNA cleavage factor Im 25 kDa subunit 1-like isoform X2, which produces MEPGKIADVYPLTSYYFGSKEPKKEKDEFLSDRILRMKSNFMRDGLRRCVEGIILVEQFKHPHVLVLQVRNSFFRLPGGRLRPGETGLKRKLSSKLSPDTVDPEKEWQVEECVGMWWRTGYDTIMLPYCPSHAKMPKECLKLFLVKHSASQTLKVPKNMKLLAVPLFQLHDNAKTYGPIISSIPELLSRFSLNFICN; this is translated from the exons ATGGAGCCTGGGAAAATTGCGGACGTCTACCCATTGACCTCCTACTACTTCGGCTCCAAGgaaccaaagaaagagaaggacgAGTTCTTGTCGGACAGGATCCTCAGGATGAAATCCAA TTTTATGAGAGATGGATTGAGAAGATGCGTGGAGGGGATAATTCTG GTCGAGCAGTTCAAACATCCTCATGTGTTGGTTCTGCAAGTAAGAAATTCTTTCTTCAGGCTGCCTGGTGGCCGTCTAAGGCCTGGTGAAACAG GATTAAAGCGCAAGTTATCAAGCAAGCTCTCTCCTGATACGGTTGACCCAGAGAAGGAGTGGCAG GTAGAAGAATGCGTTGGCATGTGGTGGAGGACTGGTTATGATACCATCATGCTTCCTTATTGCCCATCTCACGCAAAGATGCCAAAG GAATGCTTGAAATTGTTCTTGGTTAAGCACTCTGCAAGTCAGACATTGAAAGTTCCTAAAAACATGAAGTTACTTGCAGTTCCACTCTTCCAGCTTCATGACAACGCCAAG ACTTATGGCCCCATAATTTCCAGCATACCAGAACTTCTATCGAGATTCTCTCTCAATTTCATCTGCAATTGA
- the LOC116246457 gene encoding uncharacterized protein LOC116246457, whose protein sequence is MDEREAHHSKGDYRSPSKRFHGLHPLKRFKLLQQEEEEGEHGRKRDANPSITTTTTFCLPAKKRIWALYQPPQFESPSPSPPKRQRRPSQSPISKNALFQRRPTFDSAPQREVKKEKGVVREDGSADSNEELEEEDDGIVCDVCKSTDGDPSDPIVLCDGCDVMVHASCYGDPLVRAIPEGDWFCAKCQSRNSCSKEPPSCCLCPADHGALKPTTDGRWAHILCALLVPEVFFRDSAGREGIDCSNVPRRRWEGHCYVCDTNKGSVIECSEPRCSSAFHASCGLENDLHLEYKEERAGGLIVGFCKLHTHLWKKQQLTGKFKIVPRVQAKAKGRQR, encoded by the exons atggacgaGAGGGAGGCTCATCACTCCAAGGGAGACTACAGATCGCCGTCGAAGCGGTTCCACGGCCTTCATCCTCTCAAGCGGTTCAAGCTTCTGCagcaagaagaggaagaaggagaacaTGGCAGGAAGCGGGACGCTAATCCCAGCATCACCACCACTACAACCTTCTGCCTTCCAGCCAAAAAGAGAATCTGGGCTCTTTATCAACCCCCCCAATTCGAATCTCCCTCCCCTTCTCCCCCGAAACGCCAGCGCCGCCCTTCTCAATCACCCATATCCAAGAACGCTCTCTTTCAGAGGCGCCCCACTTTCGATTCCGCCCCACAAAGAGAagtaaagaaggaaaaaggagtAGTTCGTGAAGATGGCAGCGCCGACAGCAACGAGGAgctggaggaggaagacgacgGCATAGTTTGCGACGTCTGCAAGAGTACCGACGGCGATCCCTCTGATCCCATCGTCCTCTGCGATGGCTGCGACGTCATGGTTCACGCCTCCTGCTACGGCGATCCCCTCGTCCGTGCTATCCCCGAAGGCGACTGGTTCTGCGCCAAATGCCAATCGCGCAACAGTTGCTCCAAGGAGCCGCCATCTTGCTGCCTCTGCCCGGCCGATCACGGCGCTCTCAAGCCCACCACCGACGGCAGGTGGGCTCACATTCTGTGCGCGCTTCTTGTTCCCGAAGTGTTCTTTAGGGACTCTGCGGGTAGGGAAGGCATCGACTGCTCCAACGTCCCGCGAAGGAGATGGGAAGGTCATTGCTATGTCTGCGACACTAACAAGGGCTCGGTCATCGAGTGCTCGGAGCCAAGATGCTCATCTGCCTTCCATGCTTCCTGTGGTTTGGAGAATGATCTGCACCTCGAGtacaaagaagaaagagctGGTGGTCTCATCGTCGGCTTCTGCAAACTTCACACTCACCTCTGGAAGAAG CAACAACTGACTGGCAAGTTCAAGATAGTGCCCAGAGTCCAAGCAAAAGCCAAAGGCAGGCAACGGTAG
- the LOC116246458 gene encoding pre-mRNA cleavage factor Im 25 kDa subunit 1-like isoform X1, with translation MEPGKIADVYPLTSYYFGSKEPKKEKDEFLSDRILRMKSNFMRDGLRRCVEGIILVEQFKHPHVLVLQVRNSFFRLPGGRLRPGETEIEGLKRKLSSKLSPDTVDPEKEWQVEECVGMWWRTGYDTIMLPYCPSHAKMPKECLKLFLVKHSASQTLKVPKNMKLLAVPLFQLHDNAKTYGPIISSIPELLSRFSLNFICN, from the exons ATGGAGCCTGGGAAAATTGCGGACGTCTACCCATTGACCTCCTACTACTTCGGCTCCAAGgaaccaaagaaagagaaggacgAGTTCTTGTCGGACAGGATCCTCAGGATGAAATCCAA TTTTATGAGAGATGGATTGAGAAGATGCGTGGAGGGGATAATTCTG GTCGAGCAGTTCAAACATCCTCATGTGTTGGTTCTGCAAGTAAGAAATTCTTTCTTCAGGCTGCCTGGTGGCCGTCTAAGGCCTGGTGAAACAG AAATTGAAGGATTAAAGCGCAAGTTATCAAGCAAGCTCTCTCCTGATACGGTTGACCCAGAGAAGGAGTGGCAG GTAGAAGAATGCGTTGGCATGTGGTGGAGGACTGGTTATGATACCATCATGCTTCCTTATTGCCCATCTCACGCAAAGATGCCAAAG GAATGCTTGAAATTGTTCTTGGTTAAGCACTCTGCAAGTCAGACATTGAAAGTTCCTAAAAACATGAAGTTACTTGCAGTTCCACTCTTCCAGCTTCATGACAACGCCAAG ACTTATGGCCCCATAATTTCCAGCATACCAGAACTTCTATCGAGATTCTCTCTCAATTTCATCTGCAATTGA